The Pedobacter roseus genome contains a region encoding:
- a CDS encoding alpha-L-rhamnosidase-related protein, producing MKTLKKLILLIIFSGSVVQLFAQKASWIWYPGDFDIYMSNVMQNRRTERGSFFPVFWKMDSHYVLVDFHKEFNLTQPEEVKLFVEGTYNVKIDGQAISGFPKSIQIPAGKHKLSLKVYNQAHVPAIFVQGKTVVSDETWLTTFEDKEWIDASGKTSDKSGTTFVSAGSWNLNDPNQLPSQFKLPVVAQSAVKSEKINNGAISDFGKETFGFIKVHGLKGKGSLNIYYGESKEEALSTEKCETLDYLDIDLAQKKDSIMPLSKAFRYVNFQPGNGVSADSVSMLYEYAPVTERGSFKSSDAELNKIYDVAKYTFHLNTREFFIDGIKRDRWVWSGDAYQSYLMNYYSFFDAPTVKRTLLAQRGKDPVTAHINTIMDYSFYWFLGIYDYYKFTGDKKFVQDVYPRMQSLMTYIDGRKNKNGLLEWMPGDWIFIDWADKLSKDGEVSFEQLLYARSLETMALCAKLANDTEGAAKYDQQAKELKAKIFELYWNQQKNALVHSRIDDKQTDNVTRYANMFGIFFDYFSPEQKLAVKANVLLNDKVAKITTPYMRFYELEALCAMGEQPYVLKEMKNYWGGMLKLGATSFWEEYNPDKKGTEHLAMYGRPFGKSLCHAWGASPIYLLGKYYLGVQPATPGYETYTIEPNLGGLVWMEGKVPTANGDIAVYCSKKEIRVSSATGIGKLRFKSKSKPVVKGAAIKELSKGVFEVMIEKGREYEVRYTN from the coding sequence ATGAAAACCCTAAAAAAGCTAATTCTCCTAATCATTTTCAGTGGCTCCGTAGTCCAGCTCTTCGCCCAAAAGGCCTCCTGGATTTGGTATCCTGGCGATTTCGATATTTACATGAGTAATGTAATGCAGAACCGCAGAACAGAAAGAGGCTCCTTTTTTCCCGTATTCTGGAAAATGGACAGTCACTATGTTTTGGTCGATTTTCATAAAGAATTTAACCTTACGCAACCCGAAGAAGTTAAACTTTTTGTAGAAGGTACTTACAATGTAAAAATTGATGGTCAGGCCATTTCCGGTTTTCCAAAAAGCATCCAAATTCCTGCCGGAAAGCATAAATTGAGCTTAAAAGTTTACAATCAGGCACATGTTCCCGCAATTTTTGTACAGGGCAAAACTGTGGTATCAGACGAAACCTGGCTCACCACTTTTGAAGACAAAGAATGGATTGATGCCAGCGGGAAAACTTCCGATAAATCGGGGACCACATTTGTTTCTGCTGGTTCGTGGAACTTAAACGATCCGAACCAATTGCCTTCGCAATTTAAATTGCCGGTTGTCGCACAATCTGCGGTAAAATCCGAAAAAATCAATAACGGTGCAATCTCTGATTTTGGCAAAGAAACCTTTGGTTTTATAAAAGTACATGGCTTGAAAGGAAAAGGAAGCCTGAATATTTATTATGGAGAATCAAAAGAAGAGGCCTTGTCGACCGAAAAATGCGAAACTTTAGATTACCTGGATATCGACCTCGCTCAGAAAAAGGATTCCATTATGCCGCTTTCCAAAGCGTTCAGATATGTGAATTTTCAACCCGGAAATGGTGTTTCTGCTGATTCCGTTTCCATGTTGTATGAATATGCTCCGGTAACCGAACGCGGAAGTTTTAAATCATCAGATGCTGAATTGAATAAGATATACGATGTAGCCAAATACACCTTCCACTTAAACACAAGGGAGTTTTTTATCGATGGCATAAAACGCGACAGATGGGTTTGGAGCGGAGATGCTTATCAAAGCTACCTGATGAATTATTATTCGTTTTTTGATGCACCAACAGTAAAAAGAACCTTATTGGCACAGCGTGGTAAAGATCCGGTAACGGCGCACATCAATACCATCATGGATTATTCTTTCTATTGGTTTTTAGGGATTTATGATTACTACAAATTCACTGGCGACAAAAAGTTTGTGCAGGATGTTTACCCTCGCATGCAATCGCTAATGACTTATATTGATGGTAGAAAAAATAAAAATGGTTTACTGGAATGGATGCCTGGTGATTGGATTTTTATTGATTGGGCCGATAAATTGAGCAAAGATGGCGAGGTAAGTTTCGAACAGCTATTATATGCCAGAAGTTTAGAAACCATGGCTTTATGTGCCAAATTAGCCAATGATACAGAGGGTGCTGCCAAATATGATCAGCAGGCAAAAGAACTGAAAGCAAAAATCTTTGAACTTTACTGGAATCAGCAAAAAAATGCCTTAGTGCATAGCCGAATTGACGATAAACAGACTGATAACGTAACCCGGTATGCAAATATGTTCGGTATTTTCTTTGATTATTTTAGCCCGGAACAAAAATTAGCCGTTAAAGCAAATGTACTCTTAAACGATAAAGTAGCCAAAATTACCACGCCTTACATGCGTTTTTATGAATTGGAAGCCCTTTGCGCCATGGGCGAGCAACCTTATGTTTTAAAGGAAATGAAAAACTATTGGGGTGGCATGTTAAAATTGGGCGCCACTTCTTTTTGGGAAGAATATAATCCAGATAAAAAAGGCACTGAACACTTGGCGATGTATGGCCGCCCGTTTGGGAAAAGCCTTTGCCATGCCTGGGGAGCCAGTCCTATTTATTTATTGGGAAAATATTATTTGGGCGTTCAGCCAGCCACGCCAGGTTATGAAACTTATACCATCGAACCAAACTTAGGCGGGCTAGTGTGGATGGAGGGCAAAGTGCCTACCGCTAATGGTGATATCGCTGTGTATTGCAGTAAAAAAGAAATCAGGGTTTCTTCTGCAACCGGAATTGGTAAATTAAGGTTTAAAAGTAAATCGAAGCCGGTTGTTAAAGGTGCAGCAATAAAAGAGCTTTCGAAAGGCGTTTTTGAAGTGATGATTGAAAAGGGCAGGGAATATGAGGTAAGATA